Proteins co-encoded in one Pongo pygmaeus isolate AG05252 chromosome 23, NHGRI_mPonPyg2-v2.0_pri, whole genome shotgun sequence genomic window:
- the ASCC2 gene encoding activating signal cointegrator 1 complex subunit 2 isoform X7, which produces MPLLELKDIVLYLCDTCTTLWAFLDIFPLACQTFQKHDFCYRLASFYEAAIPEMESAIKKRRLEDSKLLGDLWQRLSHSRKKLMEIFHIILNQICLLPILESSCDNIQGFIEEFLQIFSSLLQEKRFLRDYDALFPVAEDISLLQQASSVLDETRTAYILQAVESAWEGVVRRKATDAKEPSVTEEHNGEPNRVVVMAEAVSQASSHPENSEEEECMGAAAAVGPAVCGVELDSLISQVKDLLPDLGEGFILACLEYYHYDPEQVINNILEERLAPTLSQLDRNLDREMKPDPTPLLTSRHNVFQNDEFDVFSRDSVDLSRVHKGKSTRKEENTRSLLNDKRAVAAQRQRYEQYSVVVEEVPLQPGESLPYHSVYYEDEYDDTYDGNQVGANDADSDDELISRRPFTIPQVLRTKVPREGQEEDDDDEEDEADEEAPKPDHFVQDPAVLREKAEARRMAFLAKKGYRHDSSTAVAGSPRGHGQSRETTQERRKKEANKATRANHNRRTMADRKRSKGMIPS; this is translated from the exons ACTAGCTTCCTTCTACGAAGCAGCAATTCCCGAAATGGAGTCTGCAATTAAGAAGAGGAGGCTTGAAGATAGCAA GCTTCTTGGTGACCTGTGGCAGAGGCTCTCCCATTCCAGGAAGAAGCTAATGGAGATTTTCCACATCATCCTGAACCAGATCTGCCTCCTTCCCATCCTAGAAAGCAG CTGTGACAACATTCAGGGCTTCATCGAAGAGTTCCTTCAGATCTTCAGCTCCTTGCTTCAGGAGAAGAG GTTCCTCCGGGACTATGATGCACTCTTCCCCGTGGCTGAAGACATCAGCTTGCTGCAGCAGGCCTCATCAGTCTT GGACGAGACGCGGACTGCCTACATCCTCCAGGCAGTGGAAAGTGCATGGGAAGGGGTGGTCAGACGGAAAGCCACAGATGCTAAAGAACCATCAGTGACTGAGGAGCATAATGGGGAGCCTAACAGGGTCGTGGTGATGGCAGAGGCAGTCAGTCAAGCGTCATCACATCCGGAGAACTCAGAGGAAGAGGAG TGCATGGGAGCAGCCGCGGCTGTGGGCCCTGCCGTGTGTGGGGTGGAGCTGGACTCACTCATCTCCCAAGTGAAGGACCTGCTGCCAGATCTTGGTGAGGGCTTCATCCTGGCCTGCCTGGAGTACTACCACTACGACCCAGAGCAGGTGATCAACAATATCCTGGAGGAGCGGCTGGCCCCCACCCTCAGCCAGCTGGACCGCAACCTAGACAG AGAAATGAAACCAGACCCTACACCCCTGCTGACGTCTCGCCACAACGTCTTCCAGAATGACGAGTTTGATGTGTTCAGCAGGGACTCAGTAGACCTGAGCCGGGTTCACAAGGGCAAGAG CACCAGGAAGGAGGAAAACACGCGGAGTTTGCTGAATGACAAGCGTGCAGTGGCAGCACAGCGGCAGCGCTACGAGCAGTACAGTGTGGTGGTGGAGGAG GTGCCACTGCAGCCGGGCGAGAGCCTGCCCTACCACAGTGTTTACTACGAGGATGAGTACGATGACACATACGATGGCAACCAGGTGGGCGCCAATGATGCAGACTCTGACGACGAGCTCATCAGCCGCAG GCCATTCACCATCCCTCAGGTGCTGAGAACCAAAGTGCCTAGAGAAGGGCAGGAGGAGGATGACGACGATGAGGAAGACGAGGCTGACGAGGAGGCTCCCAAG cCCGACCATTTCGTGCAGGACCCTGCAGTGCTGAGAGAGAAGGCAGAAGCCAGGCGCATGGCCTTTCTCGCCAAGAAAGG GTACCGGCATGACAGCTCAACAGCAGTGGCCGGCAGCCCCCGAGGCCACGGGCAGAGCCGCGAGACAACCCAGGAACGTAGGAAGAAGGAAGCCAACAAGGCGACAAGAGCCAACCACAACCGGAGAACCATGGCCGACCGcaagagaagcaaaggcatgaTCCCATCCTGA
- the ASCC2 gene encoding activating signal cointegrator 1 complex subunit 2 isoform X8 yields the protein MPLLELKDIVLYLCDTCTTLWAFLDIFPLACQTFQKHDFCYRLLGDLWQRLSHSRKKLMEIFHIILNQICLLPILESSCDNIQGFIEEFLQIFSSLLQEKRFLRDYDALFPVAEDISLLQQASSVLDETRTAYILQAVESAWEGVVRRKATDAKEPSVTEEHNGEPNRVVVMAEAVSQASSHPENSEEEECMGAAAAVGPAVCGVELDSLISQVKDLLPDLGEGFILACLEYYHYDPEQVINNILEERLAPTLSQLDRNLDREMKPDPTPLLTSRHNVFQNDEFDVFSRDSVDLSRVHKGKSTRKEENTRSLLNDKRAVAAQRQRYEQYSVVVEEVPLQPGESLPYHSVYYEDEYDDTYDGNQVGANDADSDDELISRRPFTIPQVLRTKVPREGQEEDDDDEEDEADEEAPKPDHFVQDPAVLREKAEARRMAFLAKKGYRHDSSTAVAGSPRGHGQSRETTQERRKKEANKATRANHNRRTMADRKRSKGMIPS from the exons GCTTCTTGGTGACCTGTGGCAGAGGCTCTCCCATTCCAGGAAGAAGCTAATGGAGATTTTCCACATCATCCTGAACCAGATCTGCCTCCTTCCCATCCTAGAAAGCAG CTGTGACAACATTCAGGGCTTCATCGAAGAGTTCCTTCAGATCTTCAGCTCCTTGCTTCAGGAGAAGAG GTTCCTCCGGGACTATGATGCACTCTTCCCCGTGGCTGAAGACATCAGCTTGCTGCAGCAGGCCTCATCAGTCTT GGACGAGACGCGGACTGCCTACATCCTCCAGGCAGTGGAAAGTGCATGGGAAGGGGTGGTCAGACGGAAAGCCACAGATGCTAAAGAACCATCAGTGACTGAGGAGCATAATGGGGAGCCTAACAGGGTCGTGGTGATGGCAGAGGCAGTCAGTCAAGCGTCATCACATCCGGAGAACTCAGAGGAAGAGGAG TGCATGGGAGCAGCCGCGGCTGTGGGCCCTGCCGTGTGTGGGGTGGAGCTGGACTCACTCATCTCCCAAGTGAAGGACCTGCTGCCAGATCTTGGTGAGGGCTTCATCCTGGCCTGCCTGGAGTACTACCACTACGACCCAGAGCAGGTGATCAACAATATCCTGGAGGAGCGGCTGGCCCCCACCCTCAGCCAGCTGGACCGCAACCTAGACAG AGAAATGAAACCAGACCCTACACCCCTGCTGACGTCTCGCCACAACGTCTTCCAGAATGACGAGTTTGATGTGTTCAGCAGGGACTCAGTAGACCTGAGCCGGGTTCACAAGGGCAAGAG CACCAGGAAGGAGGAAAACACGCGGAGTTTGCTGAATGACAAGCGTGCAGTGGCAGCACAGCGGCAGCGCTACGAGCAGTACAGTGTGGTGGTGGAGGAG GTGCCACTGCAGCCGGGCGAGAGCCTGCCCTACCACAGTGTTTACTACGAGGATGAGTACGATGACACATACGATGGCAACCAGGTGGGCGCCAATGATGCAGACTCTGACGACGAGCTCATCAGCCGCAG GCCATTCACCATCCCTCAGGTGCTGAGAACCAAAGTGCCTAGAGAAGGGCAGGAGGAGGATGACGACGATGAGGAAGACGAGGCTGACGAGGAGGCTCCCAAG cCCGACCATTTCGTGCAGGACCCTGCAGTGCTGAGAGAGAAGGCAGAAGCCAGGCGCATGGCCTTTCTCGCCAAGAAAGG GTACCGGCATGACAGCTCAACAGCAGTGGCCGGCAGCCCCCGAGGCCACGGGCAGAGCCGCGAGACAACCCAGGAACGTAGGAAGAAGGAAGCCAACAAGGCGACAAGAGCCAACCACAACCGGAGAACCATGGCCGACCGcaagagaagcaaaggcatgaTCCCATCCTGA